The segment TCGAATTCAGAGACCTGTAACGAATCTACTCTCTTAAAAATCATCAGGTTCAGGTGCTTGCCCACGCTTAGCCCGTAAATCTCCTCATAACAGTTCCCGAGTCCGTCCATGACATGATAGAACAGATATATAAGCGCCAGCTCGCCCAAGGAAAATAGAATCATCTTGAATTCTATTCGATCTGTAGCATAGGCAGCCGCTGCATCCAGAAACCTCTGCATAAATAATACCTGCAACACCCAGGAGACCGCCTGGAGTAAGGCAATACCGATGTACGTGTAAGACATCCCGGGATTCACCTGGAATAAAAGACGCAGGCATCTGGTCCCGTTCCTCAGGAATCCCTGCCCCTGTAGTCTATCCATGCTGCACCATACTCTCTGCCTCATACCACGACTTCTGGCTGGCGAACATTTTCCGGTAGATTCCATCCGGGATTTCCAGCAATTGCTCATGGGAGCCCTGCTCCGCAATCCGCCCGCTTCGCACCACCAGGATCACATCCGAGATTCTCGCAGCACCTAGCCTGTGGGTGATGTAGATAGTGAACCGGTCTGCGCGGATGCTGCTGAACATTTCATATAGCCGGCTCTCTTCGATGGGGTCCAGCGCAGCCGTAGGCTCGTCCATAATATGGATAGCTGAGCTGGAGTACAACAGTCTGGCTATCGCCAACCGTTGCCACTGCCCGCCGGAGAGGTCCAGACTGTTCTCTTGGATTTTGCCGACGTAAGTATCGAGACCGTATTCCAGCCCCTGGACCATCCTGTCCAGATTCATCTTGCTTATGCTGTGACGGATTCGCTCTTCATCTAGCCTAAGAATATTCCCCAGCCTTATATTATCCTGGATCGTCAGCGCGTACCTGGCGTAATTCTGGAAAACCACTGCGATGATGCTTTTCAGCTCCGGGTAGCTGTACTCCCGCAGGTTCTTATTATTAATGTAGATTTCGCCCTCGTAGTTATCGTACATCCCGGTAAGCAGTTTGATTAGGGTAGACTTTCCGGCCCCGTTCTCCCCGACAATGGCATAGCTTTTCCCGCTAACCATGGTGAACGAGCATTGATTCAATATGTATCTCTCCGTATCCGGGTAGCGGAAGCTCACCTGCCTGAATTCCAGCGATTGAAAGACGAAGCCGCCCCACTCCACAGGCAGAGCAGCAGCATCCTTCTTCTCACTGAGTCCGGCAAAAGCAGAGAAGTCCTGCAGATACTCCTTCATCCGCGCATGCTCCTGCATCGTCTCGGCTAACTGCCAGGACATCCTCTGCACAAGGCTGAAGATCGCGGTCACCAGCGAAATGTAGAGGCCAATCGATACCTCGCCCAAGTGCAGCGCAGGCAGTAGCAAGGCCACAATAATGATGCCGATCAGCAGGGCGATGATCGAGCCGCTTTTCAGATGAATGAAGCTGCGGATCTGTATCTTCTTCTCCACCAAGTATGTCTGATCATACAGCTTATCGTACCGCTCCCTGAGCGCCGGACCATAACCGAATAACGTGCGTTCCTCCGCATCCTCCCGGCTGGTCAGGATATGGGCCAGATCCGCACTCCTTCTACGTATCCGTTGCGCATCCATCCCCAGCACATAATTCGCTTTGCCCGTCTTCATGGCAATATAGAACAAAGGCACCGCAACCAGTACAATCACTATCCCCGTAACGAACGTGGACGACATCACAATCACAAGCAGCGAAGCAGTCCCAATCAGCAGATTCAGTCCACTCATCATATTGTTGAACCCGCCCATGAAATGACCCACCGGATCTCCGCACACCCTATCAATTAACTCCGAAGTCTCCTTATTCTCAATATGCTGATACGCAAGCCGCGCCCGCTTGAGCACCATCTCCCGCTTCAGCCGCACATTCAGCCGGTTGCGCCCCGTCAGCTCAATCAGCTGCATCAGGCTGGGAAGCAGATGAGTGACGATCACATAACCCAAAATCAGCGCAAGCGGCCTATAGATTAACGAATACTCCGCCCGGCCATTCACAATATGGGTCGCCGTATTAATGAAATAAGCCATCACCAGCGTCTGATACGCAGGCATCAGGGCATCCACCAGCATATACCCCACCGCCGCCGCCGTCTGCACCGGAATCACCCGAAGCGGAATCCTGATTAGATCGAATACTGTATATTTTCTTGAAGTAAGCATGTAGTCTCCTTGTTGGAATGAATTATGGTAGGGACGAATCACAATAGGAAAGACTCGCAAAGCGTGCCCTAATTCATAGTATCATTTCCATCCTGGAGGAATAACCTGTCAGATTATAGGGATAGCGTAGAATAATAGAGAAGATTAAGGCCGTTATACACGATATGCACCACGACTCCCGGCCAGATGGAGCCTGTCTTGCGGAACAGGTACGCCACCAGAACACCGACCATGAACGCGTCTAACAGGATCACGGTGAATCCATGAACCACGCCGAAAATTGCAGCGCTGCCTACTATTCCGGCCCATGGGCCATAACGGTTCAGTGCATTGGCAATGACGCCGCGGAAGACAAATTCCTCGCTTAGCGGCGTTAGAATGGCCCCGGTGATAAGCAGAATAAACATGGAGAGCGGACCGCCTTGCGCTGCCGTCTGGAAGTCCGCCTGGGTGTTGATCTCGGTAACAAAGTGATAATAGATCCCTTCGATCACAAAACATCCCCCGAACGCGGCAATCCCGATGACAACCGCCATCAGCAGCCATTTCCGCTCCGTCATCCGAAACCCGAAAGCGCGTAAATTGCGAATCCGCAGGGCGTAGGCTGCAAACAAAGCCAGGAAGCCAATCAGACCATTGGCTGCACCTCCGATATTAATCCGCAAGATGGCTTGCTCATCAGGAATTTGAAGCATCCAGACCCCAAGGATTACGACGCCGATCATATAGAGGGACAGTGCAGTTAGAATCTCCGGCCAGCCGGGCCGGGTGTGAGGCATTTCAGTTAAGGAAGGGCTGCTCATTGCCAGTCCCCCGATCGTGACCATTTTTACTCATACTATTTTCCTCCTACTCTTCTCATCGAAGCTCGAATTTGTTGCTCAGACCTATCCTACCAACCCCGCCGGAACGGAACTTAAACGAACCACTGAATTTTTGCTTAATTTTGTCCCCGCTGTTTAGGTTCTGTTAAGATAACTATGCTATTTTGAACAAGGGTGACAAAATGCCAAATCTATCCGCGATTAAAATCGCTATCGTTGACGACGAACCTTCGATCATCACCATGCTGCAAATGGTGCTTCGCCGCGAAGGCTTTCAACAACTGTACGGGGCTTCCACTTGTACTGAAGCTATTAGCCTGGTACAACGCGTGGTTCCCGATATCGTCCTGCTTGACATTATGCTTCCCGACGGCAGCGGGCTGGAGCTCTGCTCCAAAATCCGCGAATACGGGAATCCTTATATCCTGTTCCTCACTGCCAAGGCGACTGATCTCGATATTCTAAAAGGCTTCGCCATGGGCGGGGATGATTATATCACCAAGCCCTTCAACCCCCTGGAGGTAGCCGCAAGAATTCAAGCACGCATACGCCGTTTGGAGCCGGAAGCTCTGGCAGCCAGTGCTGCGAAATATCCGGATGCGGGAATTTACCGGTTCAGTCGCTTCACCCTAAACGAGGCGGAGGGCGAACTGACCGTTGAGGGACAGCCTGTTCCTTGCCCTGCACAGGTCTTCCAACTATTACTGCACTTCTGCCGGCATCCCGGAATCGTCTTCTCCAAAACCCAGCTCTACGACAAAGTCTGGGGCATCAACGGCCAGGGCGATGATTCGACCGTGATGGTGCATATCCGCCGCATTCGGGAGCGGATCGAACTCGATCCCGGCGACCCGAAGCTGCTGCTTACGGTACGCGGACTGGGCTACAAGCTGGTGAAGGAGCCGGAGGAACGATGAGAATCCAGCAACGCATGGCCTTCCACTTCACGTATCAGTTGATTTTCTATGCGCTGGCGATTGTGACCATTGCCTTGGCTGCCTGCATCATGTTCTTCCAGAACATGACCAGCAATGAGATCCGCCGGAACTTTCCGGTTGGCGTCCTGGAGCAGATCTCCCAAGAAGCCCAGTACAAAGACGGGAAGCTTCATATCTTTTCCCAGTGGAACAAGCTTATTGGGGAGAAGGGGATGTGGCTGCAGGTGGTTAGTGCGGAGGGAGACGTAGTCTACAGCATTAATACAACGTCCAACTCTGCACTGCCTGCCTCCTATTCCACCGCTCAATTGCTCGATATCCAGGAGACACGGAGGCTGGGTTCTTATGCTGTGCAGACACAACTGAATTTCTCGTTCAAGGACCCGCTTCTATATGTACTCGGTTATCCAACTCCTGACCTGGACCAGCTTACAGAGTGGTTCAACGCTTACGGACAGCAGGGCATGGTAAGGAGTGAGGCGGTTCCCCTCTTGGAACAGCAGCTTCGGGAGACCAGCAGTTATCTGCAAGTGATCGATCCTGAGAGTAACACCGTACAAGGCATCGGCGATCAGACATATGTACCAAAAGCATATCGGCCCTTGGACATTCTGGCCATCCAGCAGTCTCCAGACAACTACGACGCGGGCATTGTGGCCCACCGGGACGAGCCGAGCGGGATGACCTGGATCGTCTATACGACCCACGCAGCGGGACTCCCTCTGAAGCATCCTGTATTGGAAAATGTAACGCCAAGGCTGATCTGGATTGCAGTGCTGATCCTGATCCTCGCGCTGTCGGTCTCCATCTGGCATGGCTACCGCTTCGGGCGGCCCCTGATTCTGTTCGCAGGCTGGTTCGAACGGATGGGCCAAGGGCAATACGATGAGGTGCTTACCGCCAAGGACAAGCGCAAGGTATTCCGCCGCAACGGCACGATGCGAACCCGCAATCGGCTCTATCAGGAAGTTATTCAAGCCTTTTATCAGATGACTCATCAATTGGCTCAAATCGAGAGGGACCGCAAGAGGCTGGAGAAAGAGCAGGCGGAGTGGATGTCAGGAATCTCCCATGATCTGCGCACCCCTCTGGCCACGATTCAAGGCTACGGGTATATGCTGGAGAAGCTGCCCGAGCAATGGAGCCAAGAAGAAATGCGGATCATGGGCGCGACCATCCGGGAAAAAGGGGATTATATGCTGGAGCTGATCTCCGACTTCTCGCTGATCCACGAGCTTAAGCAGAGCGATTCCATCATGGTCCGCCGGGAGACAGATCTGGCAGAGTTGGTGCGCTGCTCGGTGTTGAAGTACGTCAATGACGCCACTATGTCTGAGTATCTGTTTCACTACACCGGGGAAGAGGGTTCCCTGCTCATACAGGCAGATGCCACCTGGTTACAGCGGCTGATGGACAATTTGCTGTCCAATGCCGTCAAGCATAATCCGCCCGGCACCACCATTACCGTCACTCTTACCCGAGTCCATGACAGAGCTTGCATACGGGTACTTGATAATGGCAAAGGAATGGACGAGGAAACACGGCATCATCTGTTCAACCGCTACTACCGCGGAACCAACACCGAAGAATCCACAGACGGCTCCGGCCTCGGCATGAGCATCGCCAAGACCATCGTGGAGGCACACGGTGGGGAAATCAAGGTTCAATCGACAACCGGGCAAGGCACGGAGTTTGAGATTGTTTTGCCGTGCTGAGTAAAAAAGGGTTCCAGTTCTGATGAGCTGGAGCCCTTGTTTCTGTTTAAGTATGAATACATACTCAAAGGCATCCATTGTCATCCCACATTTAACAGAATTTATATTACTATTCCTAAGGATTCATGTAATCTCCATCATTCTGTAGAGTAAACTACGTGGATTTAACAGTTTATATCTTTTACTGTTAAACACAAAGATGAAGGAGATGAGTAAGTGGAAAGTATCCTAGAAAGCCTGTATCATGGCAACTTGCATCCCGATGAAAACATTATACCCGATGACCTACAGTACTCTATTTTAAGAAAAAGAACATCTGACATCATAGAGGTTTGGAAGGAGCGGCTTTCAGCGGAGGAATTCGACGAATTAGAAGCACTGTTAGACTTGTATGGTCAAACTCATGGCATGGAGTTGGCAGCTAGTTTCAAGTGTGGATTTCGCTTGGGAGCGGGGATTATGGTAGAGGTTTTGACCGGGGAGAAGGGGCTTGCTGGTCGGTTGAGTGTTGATGGTGATAAGACTCAGTAATTAACAGAATGAATTGTAAATGATGATGACCTGCTCTTTATAGTGGATCAGATTCTAAACAATCCAGATTATTTGCCTAATACTTAACAATGATTAAAGCCCGCCGACCAGTAAGGTTGATGGGCTTTTACTTTTATTAAAGTGACTATTTTACCATAATTATGTACTTTTAATGTCTTAAATCTATATATCCCAAATATAAGAATTAATGTTTAGACACAGTCACTTAAAAAACTTTATTCTTATCACATCTTATTACAAAGGTGGTATTCAAAAAGTGTCAAGATCATTTAAAATCGTCATCTCGACTTTTTCAGTATTATTGATTATTGCTGTACTTTCCTCATTCACTTTTCCTTTATTAACCTCCGCTGAAGAGAGTTCAACACCCAAAAATTTGATTCCTATTATGACCTCTAATGATGCTCCGACTGGGCATGTAACTGCTAGTAGCGTTTGGGTTAGTGTTGATGGGATAGCTCACCACCAACCATTTAGACTTTTTGATGGAGATTTAACCGATGTTGGATGGGGTACCAGCCAAGGTAATAAATCTGGATGGGTTGCATATGAATTTGATCGCCCGGTTGTAGTCAACCAGTATGCATTATTGTCTCGTCCATGGATTGAGCAAGATATTTATAAAGGAGAAACACCTAAAGACTTTACTTTGGATGCATGGGACGGAACAAACTGGATTGTGCTCGATTCTGAGGTAGATATTACAGACTGGAAGCCAAACGTAAAAAAAGTATTTTCTTTCACTAATAAAAATCCTTATAAAAAATATAGATTAAATATCACTGATAATAATGGGGAACCTAGAGATGTAGCATTAGGAGCAATAGAAATGTATAGTACTGCTACAGCCGCACCCGAGCCGACCGCACCTCCAAAACCTATTGAAACTCCAGTACCCACTCCTACTAATTTACCTGAATTACCCAGCGGCGACCGCGCATTATTGACAGTCACATTAACAAATGGAGTTGATAAAGAATTCGACCTTCCCATTTCTGAAGTTGATGCTTTCCTAACTTGGTACGACTCAGCGAACGGATCTGCTCGGTATGGAATTGATAAATACGACTACAACAAAGGCCCCTTCAGTAAACGCACTGAATACGTAATACATGATAAGATCCTAACTTTTGAAGTAAGTGAGTATACAACAACCGAATAAGTAGTCCCATTATGTATGATACTCTTTATAAAAAAGCCCCGCCAGAGATAGCGGGGCTAAGCACAATGGTGATTATTGCAGAATCGTAGCCATTTGTTTATCGGTAAGTATGATGCTATATGCATACCCATTATCATCAAACATTGCTGATATTAAGTAAACTTTGGTGCCATCATAATCATTTTTCAACCATTCATCTTTATTTAAAAATTTCCCATTTACTGAGTCATATGCATAGTCTAAATTCGATTCATTTTCCCCAAAGTTTTGATTTCCGTATTTTTCCTTAATCTCATCTCTCAGCATTCCTATTTTTAGTTCTTTATTCGTTATGTAAACATTCTTTGAATCCTCACCTATTCCAATACCCACTACTTTTTCATCTCGGTACATAATTCTTATGCCATCATTATAACTGAATCTATTTTTGCCGACTTTTTCCCCTTCCCCAATCACCTTTTCTGCTGCTGTACGACTCATACCGTAGCTTACAATTTGCTTTTCATCGTTTACTCTCATTATTGCTAAATCACCTGTGGTCAGCCCACTTTTTGAAGAGCCGCACGCAGTCAGCAAAACCAAAAAAAACAATACTAAAATCTTCTTACGCATGTCCATTCCCCCATGATAATTTCCCTAAAGTTTACCATGGACAGAAAAAAGAAAAAAGCCCGCCAACCAGTAAAGTTGACGGGATGAATTGATTTAAAAACCTTCTATATTAATAGATGGTCGTCTTGTAGTAAACGTATTTGTAGCGGAAGTAACCCCCAAGAAAGCTGCCCCATTTTTCAGAATATGTAGGAGCTAAAGGTGTGTTAGTTTACCAATTAGTATAGGTAATTGTTTTATAGTAAACATCGGGGAATCCAGCCTGAAGATCTTCCCAGCCCCCTCCAAGTGATTGGTTCGTTTGAAGAATTCTAGTATAATCAATAACATCAGCTAC is part of the Paenibacillus sp. FSL M7-0420 genome and harbors:
- a CDS encoding DUF6809 family protein encodes the protein MESILESLYHGNLHPDENIIPDDLQYSILRKRTSDIIEVWKERLSAEEFDELEALLDLYGQTHGMELAASFKCGFRLGAGIMVEVLTGEKGLAGRLSVDGDKTQ
- a CDS encoding ABC transporter ATP-binding protein, encoding MLTSRKYTVFDLIRIPLRVIPVQTAAAVGYMLVDALMPAYQTLVMAYFINTATHIVNGRAEYSLIYRPLALILGYVIVTHLLPSLMQLIELTGRNRLNVRLKREMVLKRARLAYQHIENKETSELIDRVCGDPVGHFMGGFNNMMSGLNLLIGTASLLVIVMSSTFVTGIVIVLVAVPLFYIAMKTGKANYVLGMDAQRIRRRSADLAHILTSREDAEERTLFGYGPALRERYDKLYDQTYLVEKKIQIRSFIHLKSGSIIALLIGIIIVALLLPALHLGEVSIGLYISLVTAIFSLVQRMSWQLAETMQEHARMKEYLQDFSAFAGLSEKKDAAALPVEWGGFVFQSLEFRQVSFRYPDTERYILNQCSFTMVSGKSYAIVGENGAGKSTLIKLLTGMYDNYEGEIYINNKNLREYSYPELKSIIAVVFQNYARYALTIQDNIRLGNILRLDEERIRHSISKMNLDRMVQGLEYGLDTYVGKIQENSLDLSGGQWQRLAIARLLYSSSAIHIMDEPTAALDPIEESRLYEMFSSIRADRFTIYITHRLGAARISDVILVVRSGRIAEQGSHEQLLEIPDGIYRKMFASQKSWYEAESMVQHG
- a CDS encoding discoidin domain-containing protein, with amino-acid sequence MSRSFKIVISTFSVLLIIAVLSSFTFPLLTSAEESSTPKNLIPIMTSNDAPTGHVTASSVWVSVDGIAHHQPFRLFDGDLTDVGWGTSQGNKSGWVAYEFDRPVVVNQYALLSRPWIEQDIYKGETPKDFTLDAWDGTNWIVLDSEVDITDWKPNVKKVFSFTNKNPYKKYRLNITDNNGEPRDVALGAIEMYSTATAAPEPTAPPKPIETPVPTPTNLPELPSGDRALLTVTLTNGVDKEFDLPISEVDAFLTWYDSANGSARYGIDKYDYNKGPFSKRTEYVIHDKILTFEVSEYTTTE
- a CDS encoding response regulator transcription factor yields the protein MPNLSAIKIAIVDDEPSIITMLQMVLRREGFQQLYGASTCTEAISLVQRVVPDIVLLDIMLPDGSGLELCSKIREYGNPYILFLTAKATDLDILKGFAMGGDDYITKPFNPLEVAARIQARIRRLEPEALAASAAKYPDAGIYRFSRFTLNEAEGELTVEGQPVPCPAQVFQLLLHFCRHPGIVFSKTQLYDKVWGINGQGDDSTVMVHIRRIRERIELDPGDPKLLLTVRGLGYKLVKEPEER
- a CDS encoding HAMP domain-containing sensor histidine kinase, whose amino-acid sequence is MRIQQRMAFHFTYQLIFYALAIVTIALAACIMFFQNMTSNEIRRNFPVGVLEQISQEAQYKDGKLHIFSQWNKLIGEKGMWLQVVSAEGDVVYSINTTSNSALPASYSTAQLLDIQETRRLGSYAVQTQLNFSFKDPLLYVLGYPTPDLDQLTEWFNAYGQQGMVRSEAVPLLEQQLRETSSYLQVIDPESNTVQGIGDQTYVPKAYRPLDILAIQQSPDNYDAGIVAHRDEPSGMTWIVYTTHAAGLPLKHPVLENVTPRLIWIAVLILILALSVSIWHGYRFGRPLILFAGWFERMGQGQYDEVLTAKDKRKVFRRNGTMRTRNRLYQEVIQAFYQMTHQLAQIERDRKRLEKEQAEWMSGISHDLRTPLATIQGYGYMLEKLPEQWSQEEMRIMGATIREKGDYMLELISDFSLIHELKQSDSIMVRRETDLAELVRCSVLKYVNDATMSEYLFHYTGEEGSLLIQADATWLQRLMDNLLSNAVKHNPPGTTITVTLTRVHDRACIRVLDNGKGMDEETRHHLFNRYYRGTNTEESTDGSGLGMSIAKTIVEAHGGEIKVQSTTGQGTEFEIVLPC
- a CDS encoding CPBP family intramembrane glutamic endopeptidase produces the protein MSSPSLTEMPHTRPGWPEILTALSLYMIGVVILGVWMLQIPDEQAILRINIGGAANGLIGFLALFAAYALRIRNLRAFGFRMTERKWLLMAVVIGIAAFGGCFVIEGIYYHFVTEINTQADFQTAAQGGPLSMFILLITGAILTPLSEEFVFRGVIANALNRYGPWAGIVGSAAIFGVVHGFTVILLDAFMVGVLVAYLFRKTGSIWPGVVVHIVYNGLNLLYYSTLSL